Proteins co-encoded in one Cupriavidus taiwanensis genomic window:
- a CDS encoding Bug family tripartite tricarboxylate transporter substrate binding protein, translated as MKVLDAEGRGNVGGDHEVGGADGRGSVPGRGISARRRSVLRGLSAGLLTPLAWPATSAMAATGGGYPNRSVRLVVPFAPGGATDTLGRLLGRAMESSLAQPMVVENRVGAAGAIGATAVAKSPADGYSVLLGGVGTNIVLAFTQPSLPYDPVRDLMPVAYLCNVDYVLTVASGSPYRSLDDLLAAARKRPRAVSYMSTGMLGPLHVALEYLSKRAGVSMVHVPYKGESPALADLLEGRIDVAVMTVPFTRPLVQDGRVRVLATISAERTASMPDVPAVAELGFPGYAVPIWNGLFVPTGTPAPVAERLHAAAAAAIGAPAMRERMVALGVTPTGGTIASYARFLQSERERWTAMIRDTGLMG; from the coding sequence ATGAAGGTGCTGGATGCAGAGGGCCGCGGCAATGTGGGTGGCGATCATGAAGTGGGCGGCGCAGACGGCAGGGGGAGCGTGCCGGGGCGCGGCATCTCGGCGCGGCGGCGCAGCGTCCTGCGCGGCCTGTCCGCAGGCTTGCTGACGCCGCTGGCCTGGCCGGCCACGTCGGCGATGGCCGCGACCGGCGGAGGCTATCCGAACCGGTCGGTGCGCCTGGTCGTACCGTTTGCCCCCGGCGGCGCGACCGACACGCTGGGCCGGCTGCTGGGCCGCGCCATGGAGTCCTCGCTGGCGCAGCCGATGGTAGTGGAAAACCGCGTCGGCGCGGCGGGCGCAATCGGGGCCACGGCCGTGGCCAAGAGCCCGGCCGACGGCTATTCCGTGCTGCTTGGGGGCGTGGGCACCAACATCGTGCTGGCCTTTACGCAGCCGTCCTTGCCATACGATCCGGTGCGGGACCTGATGCCGGTAGCCTACCTCTGCAATGTCGATTACGTGCTGACGGTAGCCTCCGGCAGCCCCTACCGTTCGCTCGACGACCTCCTCGCTGCGGCGCGCAAGCGGCCGCGGGCGGTCTCCTACATGTCCACCGGCATGCTCGGTCCGCTCCATGTCGCGCTTGAATACCTGAGCAAGCGTGCCGGCGTATCGATGGTGCACGTGCCATACAAGGGCGAAAGCCCGGCGCTGGCCGACCTGCTGGAAGGCCGCATCGACGTCGCCGTGATGACCGTGCCGTTCACGCGCCCGCTGGTGCAGGACGGCCGCGTGCGGGTACTGGCTACCATCAGCGCCGAGCGCACGGCCAGCATGCCAGATGTGCCGGCCGTGGCGGAACTGGGCTTTCCCGGCTATGCCGTGCCAATCTGGAACGGCCTGTTCGTGCCGACCGGCACGCCGGCGCCGGTTGCCGAGCGCCTGCACGCGGCAGCGGCGGCGGCTATTGGCGCGCCCGCCATGCGCGAGCGCATGGTGGCGCTGGGGGTCACGCCCACCGGCGGCACCATCGCCAGCTACGCCAGGTTCCTGCAGTCCGAGCGCGAGCGCTGGACCGCGATGATCCGCGACACTGGCCTGATGGGCTAG
- a CDS encoding ABC transporter substrate-binding protein, translating into MHTQWQGLARSLRIAAACVRIGAWFALILAAPTARAAETVKIGLILDMSGVYADISGKGTATAAQLAIADFGGKVLGRDVELVVADHQGRADIAASKAREWFDVRKVDAIHDVTGSATALAVLNVAREKGKVLVLSGPASDRLTGDLCSATSVHYAYDSYALANSVARTVAKQGGKRWYFITADYAGGHDIVNAARAALEQEGGSVAGEVRHPLGASDFSSAVVRAQGSDAGVIGLASFGGDLVNVIKSAREFGIRAGGKQRLASLLMYINDVHAIGLQTAQGMVLSEAFYWDMNAQTRAFSRRYFDKLRAMPNMSQAAVYSSVLHYLKAVQAAGSTEAPAVMRKMRELPVVDFYTKNGRIRDDGRMVHDMYLFEVKRPSESKYPWDYYKLLATIPGDKAFRPIAESGCPLVRR; encoded by the coding sequence ATGCATACTCAATGGCAGGGCCTGGCACGCTCGCTCCGAATTGCCGCGGCGTGCGTACGCATCGGGGCATGGTTCGCGCTGATTCTGGCGGCGCCGACTGCGCGCGCCGCCGAGACCGTCAAGATCGGCCTGATTCTGGACATGAGCGGCGTCTACGCCGACATCTCCGGCAAGGGCACCGCCACGGCGGCCCAGCTTGCCATTGCCGACTTCGGCGGCAAGGTGCTGGGGCGCGACGTGGAACTGGTGGTCGCGGACCACCAGGGCCGCGCCGACATCGCCGCCAGCAAGGCGCGCGAATGGTTCGACGTGCGCAAGGTCGACGCCATCCATGACGTGACGGGCTCGGCGACGGCGTTGGCCGTGCTCAACGTCGCCCGCGAGAAAGGCAAGGTGCTGGTCCTCAGCGGCCCGGCTTCGGACCGCCTGACCGGCGACCTGTGCTCTGCGACCTCGGTGCACTATGCCTACGACTCCTATGCGCTGGCCAACTCGGTCGCGCGCACCGTGGCCAAACAGGGCGGCAAGCGCTGGTACTTCATCACGGCCGACTACGCCGGCGGCCATGACATCGTCAACGCGGCCCGTGCCGCGCTGGAGCAGGAGGGCGGCAGCGTGGCCGGCGAGGTGCGCCACCCGCTGGGCGCGTCCGATTTCTCGTCGGCAGTGGTGCGGGCGCAAGGCAGCGATGCCGGCGTGATCGGCCTGGCCAGCTTTGGCGGCGACCTGGTCAACGTCATCAAGTCGGCGCGCGAGTTCGGCATCCGCGCAGGCGGCAAGCAGCGGCTGGCCAGCCTGCTGATGTATATCAACGACGTCCACGCGATCGGCCTGCAGACCGCGCAGGGCATGGTCCTGTCCGAAGCGTTTTACTGGGACATGAACGCGCAGACGCGGGCTTTCTCGCGGCGCTACTTCGACAAGCTCAGGGCCATGCCGAACATGAGCCAGGCGGCGGTTTATTCGTCCGTGCTGCACTACCTGAAGGCCGTGCAGGCCGCCGGTTCGACCGAGGCGCCCGCAGTGATGCGCAAGATGCGCGAGCTGCCGGTGGTGGACTTCTACACCAAGAACGGCCGCATTCGCGATGACGGGCGGATGGTGCACGACATGTATCTGTTCGAAGTGAAGCGTCCATCCGAATCCAAGTATCCGTGGGACTACTACAAGCTGCTGGCCACCATTCCGGGCGACAAGGCCTTCAGGCCGATCGCGGAATCGGGTTGCCCGCTGGTGCGACGCTAG
- a CDS encoding Bug family tripartite tricarboxylate transporter substrate binding protein yields the protein MNANLHGKVAGRTWLRLIGIVLLALSWSGAAHAAGYPERPVTLIVPGPPGGSGDITARLVAKELAGAWGQPVLVENRPGAGGIVGAQALMRAPADGYTLMMGNTGVNAINYSLYPKLPYMAADIAGIADVLVFPNVLVVKADSPVRDVADLKRLAAAQRGRLTFSSSGIGQTTHLSGELFKLRTGIDALHVPYKGANLGLAAVMSGEVAFMFDNLPSAEAQLRAGTVRALAVTGAERVPGLPQVPTMAQAGVDDFVVTGWFGLVARAGTPQPAIDAVHRAVADILARKEFAQRLRQLGGRPGVLAPAAFDAFMRNEREQWGRAVKASGATAE from the coding sequence ATGAATGCAAACTTGCATGGGAAGGTTGCCGGTCGAACCTGGCTGCGCCTGATAGGGATCGTCTTGCTGGCGCTGTCATGGAGCGGGGCCGCGCATGCCGCCGGCTACCCGGAGCGCCCGGTTACCCTGATCGTGCCGGGACCGCCGGGGGGCAGCGGCGATATCACTGCGCGGCTGGTGGCGAAGGAACTGGCAGGCGCCTGGGGCCAGCCGGTGCTGGTCGAGAACCGGCCCGGCGCCGGCGGCATCGTCGGCGCCCAGGCGTTGATGCGCGCGCCGGCGGACGGCTACACGCTAATGATGGGCAATACCGGCGTCAATGCCATCAACTACAGCCTGTACCCGAAGCTGCCGTACATGGCCGCCGACATTGCCGGCATTGCCGACGTGCTGGTGTTTCCCAACGTGCTGGTCGTCAAGGCCGACTCACCCGTGCGCGACGTCGCGGACCTGAAGCGCCTGGCGGCCGCACAGCGGGGGCGCCTGACCTTCAGCTCTTCCGGCATTGGCCAGACCACGCACCTGTCGGGTGAGCTGTTCAAGCTGCGAACCGGCATCGATGCGCTTCATGTCCCGTACAAGGGCGCCAACCTGGGCCTGGCGGCCGTGATGTCGGGCGAGGTGGCGTTCATGTTCGACAACCTGCCGTCGGCGGAGGCCCAGCTGCGCGCGGGCACGGTCAGGGCCCTGGCGGTGACGGGCGCCGAGCGCGTTCCCGGACTACCGCAGGTGCCGACCATGGCGCAGGCTGGAGTCGATGACTTCGTGGTGACCGGATGGTTCGGATTGGTCGCACGTGCAGGCACGCCACAGCCGGCGATCGATGCGGTCCACCGTGCAGTCGCCGACATCCTGGCGCGCAAAGAATTTGCCCAGCGGTTGCGACAGCTGGGCGGTCGGCCGGGCGTCCTGGCACCGGCCGCGTTCGACGCGTTCATGCGCAACGAGCGCGAACAATGGGGCCGGGCGGTGAAAGCCTCCGGCGCGACGGCGGAATGA
- a CDS encoding chromate transporter, giving the protein MQQAGMAPPEIPERPAYTLWQLVLYFLRLGSFGFGGPVALAGYMHRDLVERRRWISDGDYKEGIALAQLAPGPMAAQLAIYLGFVHYRVLGATLIGVAFVLPSFLMVLALGWAYVRFGGLTWMQSVFYGVGAAVIGIIAISAYKLTTKSVAKDKLLWAIYLVLAAVTIVTESEIAWLFLAAGVLAWFWRAPPKWLRQSGANALAAAQVPAAGGLLSTLDWPLLTQIGVFFAKAGAFVFGSGLAIVPFLYGGVVTEYQWLNERQFVDAVAVAMITPGPVVITVGFIGYLVAGLPGASVAALATFLPCYLFTVLPAPYFKKYGKLPGILAFVDGVTAAAIGAISGAVFVLAKRSIIDLPTILLALGTVALLLKFKKLPEPVIITGAALIGLAIYPALHH; this is encoded by the coding sequence ATGCAACAAGCCGGCATGGCACCGCCGGAAATCCCGGAACGGCCTGCCTATACGCTCTGGCAGCTCGTGCTCTATTTCCTGCGCCTGGGCAGCTTCGGCTTTGGCGGGCCGGTCGCGTTGGCCGGCTATATGCATCGCGACCTGGTCGAGCGGCGGAGATGGATCAGCGATGGCGACTACAAGGAAGGCATCGCGCTGGCACAGCTGGCGCCCGGGCCGATGGCGGCACAACTGGCGATCTACCTCGGCTTCGTGCATTACCGCGTCCTGGGTGCCACGCTGATCGGCGTGGCCTTCGTGCTGCCGTCGTTCCTGATGGTGCTGGCGCTGGGCTGGGCCTATGTCCGGTTTGGCGGGCTGACCTGGATGCAGTCGGTGTTCTATGGCGTGGGCGCCGCCGTCATCGGCATCATTGCCATCAGCGCGTACAAGCTGACCACAAAGAGCGTAGCCAAGGACAAGCTGCTATGGGCGATTTACCTGGTGCTGGCAGCGGTGACCATCGTCACGGAGTCCGAAATCGCCTGGCTGTTCCTGGCAGCCGGCGTGCTGGCCTGGTTCTGGCGCGCCCCGCCCAAATGGCTGCGCCAGAGCGGCGCCAATGCGCTCGCGGCCGCGCAGGTGCCGGCCGCCGGCGGTCTGCTCAGCACGCTGGACTGGCCGCTGCTGACCCAGATTGGCGTCTTCTTTGCCAAAGCTGGTGCCTTCGTCTTTGGCTCGGGTCTCGCCATCGTGCCCTTTCTCTACGGTGGTGTGGTGACGGAATACCAATGGCTGAATGAAAGGCAATTCGTCGATGCGGTGGCCGTGGCCATGATCACGCCCGGCCCCGTCGTGATCACGGTCGGCTTTATCGGCTACCTGGTGGCGGGTCTGCCCGGCGCCTCCGTGGCGGCACTGGCAACCTTCCTGCCGTGCTACCTGTTCACCGTGCTGCCGGCTCCGTACTTCAAGAAGTACGGAAAGCTGCCGGGCATCCTGGCCTTCGTCGACGGCGTTACGGCCGCCGCCATCGGCGCCATCAGCGGTGCGGTGTTCGTGCTGGCCAAGCGATCGATCATCGACCTGCCAACCATTCTGCTGGCACTGGGCACGGTCGCACTGCTGCTGAAGTTCAAGAAGCTGCCTGAGCCAGTCATCATCACCGGTGCCGCGCTGATCGGCCTTGCCATTTATCCGGCGCTGCACCACTGA
- a CDS encoding chromate resistance protein ChrB domain-containing protein — protein MTLSTDSWALLIVSLPSAGATARMRIWRTTKTLGCAALRDGAYLLPAGDQQIAGLRELVDATRREDGEAWLLSVHAQNPDEAAAFSALFDRSADYAELQAALSAARKTLAGQNSAELNRLLRRHGRAYKAIRAIDFFPNEASTRAEAQWQDFSRAIESMQSPGEPQALGRATPRRDPTQYQGRIWATRRHLWVDRVACAWLIQRFIDTHARFLWLESPADCPEDALGFDFDGATFTHVDERVSFEVLLSSFGLDADRGLSRLGAMVHALDIGGISVPEASGFEAMLAGARARLKDDDALLAEIGMVLDSLYAHFSTSKKP, from the coding sequence ATGACGCTTTCCACTGATTCCTGGGCCCTGCTGATTGTCAGCCTGCCGTCGGCAGGTGCCACCGCGCGCATGCGAATCTGGCGCACAACCAAGACGCTGGGCTGCGCCGCGCTGCGCGATGGGGCTTATCTGCTGCCGGCTGGCGATCAGCAGATCGCTGGTTTGCGCGAGTTGGTGGACGCCACCCGGCGAGAGGACGGCGAAGCGTGGCTGTTGAGCGTGCATGCACAGAATCCGGATGAGGCGGCCGCCTTCTCTGCCCTGTTTGATCGCAGCGCCGACTATGCCGAGCTTCAGGCGGCTCTGTCCGCAGCGCGCAAGACGCTGGCCGGCCAGAACAGTGCCGAGCTCAATCGGCTGCTGCGTCGTCACGGGCGTGCTTATAAGGCGATCCGCGCGATCGACTTCTTTCCGAATGAGGCTTCCACCCGTGCCGAAGCCCAATGGCAGGACTTCAGCCGCGCCATCGAGTCGATGCAATCGCCGGGGGAGCCGCAGGCGCTCGGGCGAGCGACCCCGCGTCGCGATCCCACGCAGTACCAGGGGCGGATTTGGGCGACGCGGCGCCACCTCTGGGTTGACCGCGTGGCCTGTGCCTGGCTGATTCAGCGCTTCATTGACACCCATGCACGTTTCCTTTGGCTGGAAAGCCCCGCGGACTGTCCGGAAGACGCGCTGGGCTTCGATTTCGATGGCGCGACCTTCACCCACGTGGACGAGCGCGTTTCCTTTGAGGTGCTGCTGTCGAGCTTCGGCCTCGACGCCGACCGCGGGCTAAGCCGGCTCGGCGCCATGGTCCACGCGCTCGACATTGGCGGCATTTCGGTGCCGGAAGCCAGCGGCTTTGAAGCCATGCTGGCCGGGGCCCGAGCGCGCCTGAAGGATGACGACGCCCTGCTGGCCGAAATCGGCATGGTGCTGGATTCCCTCTACGCGCATTTCTCCACCAGCAAGAAACCCTGA
- a CDS encoding sodium-independent anion transporter — protein MSVLTLFYQASTPVVYAMARKPGTDVFRPLTGEHPTDETLPGLLILRTEGRMTFASVPSVTEGFRNLVQAANPRVVVFECSGIPDFEYTALRALIRFDQKLAQQGIELWLASLNPTALNVVNRSPLGETLGHKRMFFNAQAAFAAYEERVVRKSAAPSAE, from the coding sequence ATGTCCGTCCTCACCCTGTTCTACCAGGCCAGCACGCCGGTCGTATACGCCATGGCGCGAAAGCCGGGCACCGATGTTTTCCGGCCCCTAACCGGCGAGCACCCGACGGATGAGACGCTCCCAGGCTTGTTGATCTTGCGCACCGAGGGGCGGATGACCTTCGCCAGCGTCCCATCAGTGACCGAGGGCTTCCGAAACCTGGTACAAGCCGCCAATCCGAGGGTCGTTGTCTTCGAATGCAGCGGTATCCCGGATTTCGAGTACACGGCGCTGCGCGCGCTGATCCGCTTCGATCAGAAGCTGGCGCAACAGGGCATCGAGCTTTGGCTGGCCTCGCTCAATCCGACCGCCCTCAACGTCGTCAATCGCTCACCACTCGGCGAGACCCTGGGACACAAGCGGATGTTCTTCAATGCACAGGCGGCCTTTGCAGCGTATGAAGAGAGGGTAGTGCGGAAAAGCGCAGCGCCTTCCGCCGAATAA
- a CDS encoding L-serine ammonia-lyase has product MPFSALDLFKIGIGPSSSHTVGPMRAARQFVQTLDRHGSLGSVTQLRSELYGSLGATGKGHGSDTAILLGLSGHDPDTVDVARIPEYLAEIHNTGTLALNGGQSIAFDARKDVVFYRRSLPLHANGMRFVAIAADGAVLRSSMFYSIGGGFVVPEPAMDREGMESRQEVALPLPFDNVEDLLAIAGRLGISIAEIMRRNEETWRPAADTRGAMLTIWKTMQDCVARGCRTEGVLPGGFQVRRRAAPLFSKLSTRGALGHMLDAMDWVTLFALAVNEENAAGGRVVTAPTNGAAGIIPAVLHYYMKFEPGACEEGIVDFLLTAAAIGILFKKNASISGAEVGCQGEVGVACSMAAAGLCAVLGGTVEQVENAAEIAMEHHLGLTCDPVGGPVQIPCIERNAIGAIKAIGATRMALHGDGRHHVSLDKVIKTMRETGADMKTKYKETARGGLAVNIIEC; this is encoded by the coding sequence GTGCCATTCAGCGCATTGGACCTTTTCAAGATCGGTATCGGGCCATCCAGCTCGCACACCGTCGGCCCCATGCGGGCAGCGCGGCAATTCGTGCAGACACTGGACCGCCACGGCTCGCTTGGCAGCGTAACGCAACTGCGGAGCGAACTATATGGATCGCTTGGCGCAACCGGGAAAGGACATGGCAGCGACACCGCGATCCTGCTGGGCCTTTCCGGCCATGATCCCGATACAGTCGACGTCGCCCGCATCCCGGAATATCTGGCCGAAATCCACAACACAGGCACGCTGGCGCTGAACGGCGGCCAATCAATCGCCTTTGACGCGCGCAAGGACGTCGTCTTCTACCGACGCAGCTTGCCGTTGCACGCGAACGGGATGCGCTTCGTCGCGATTGCCGCTGACGGCGCGGTACTCAGGTCGTCGATGTTCTACTCGATCGGCGGCGGATTCGTCGTGCCCGAGCCAGCGATGGACCGGGAAGGCATGGAGTCTCGCCAGGAGGTGGCACTGCCACTGCCATTCGACAACGTTGAAGACTTGCTGGCCATCGCGGGGAGACTCGGGATCTCGATCGCCGAGATCATGCGCCGGAACGAGGAAACCTGGCGGCCCGCCGCAGATACCCGTGGCGCAATGCTGACCATCTGGAAGACGATGCAGGACTGCGTGGCGCGCGGTTGCCGCACCGAAGGCGTCCTGCCCGGCGGCTTCCAGGTTCGCAGGCGTGCGGCACCCCTCTTCAGCAAGTTGAGCACGCGTGGCGCCTTGGGGCACATGCTAGATGCCATGGACTGGGTGACGCTGTTCGCCCTGGCCGTCAATGAGGAAAACGCAGCGGGCGGCCGCGTGGTCACGGCGCCAACGAACGGCGCTGCCGGCATCATTCCGGCCGTCCTCCACTACTACATGAAGTTCGAACCCGGCGCCTGCGAGGAGGGCATTGTCGACTTTCTGCTGACCGCCGCAGCCATCGGCATCCTCTTCAAGAAAAACGCTTCCATCTCGGGCGCGGAAGTTGGATGCCAGGGCGAGGTCGGCGTCGCGTGCTCGATGGCGGCGGCCGGATTGTGTGCGGTACTGGGCGGAACCGTCGAGCAAGTCGAAAATGCCGCGGAAATCGCCATGGAACATCACTTGGGGCTGACCTGCGACCCCGTGGGCGGGCCCGTCCAGATCCCGTGCATCGAAAGAAATGCTATCGGCGCGATCAAGGCGATTGGTGCCACTCGCATGGCGCTTCATGGCGACGGCAGACATCACGTCAGCCTGGACAAGGTCATCAAGACGATGCGCGAAACCGGTGCCGATATGAAGACCAAGTACAAGGAAACTGCGCGAGGTGGGTTGGCGGTCAACATTATCGAGTGCTGA